The Procambarus clarkii isolate CNS0578487 chromosome 18, FALCON_Pclarkii_2.0, whole genome shotgun sequence genome segment CCACTGTGGAGAGTCTGGATTCCACTGTGGAGAGTCTGGATTCCACTGTGGAGAGTTTGGATTCCACTGTGGAGAGTTTGGATTCCACTGTGGAGAGTTTGGGTTCCTCTGGGCTTTTATGAACCAGATCCATTCTGACTGTTCTCTCGTGGTTCATTGTCTCAACCTGAGGGGGGGCGTTCCCTATGGTTCCTGTCTCTTTGGAGCTGGTTTCTTCGAGTAGTGCGTCTGCTGAactctcagggtttggctctctgTGCCATTCACTTTCAGGGAGTGTCCAAAATCCTGGCCAACAGTCTGCCTCGGTATGTTCCCATCTCCTCGAAATGGACTGTTGATACCACTTATTTCATGCTCTCAGGCACCCGGACATCAACCCTTTTGTGTCGGCGTAGTCTTGGCATCTCCatttgtatgtggtgttgtgCCTCGACTGCGAGGCTCTGTTGGTGGATGCCTTTCAGCTGGACTGGTTGAGATGGGGGGTTCATCTACCTCTTTTTTCCCAGTCTTgctgttgcttcaggttctgGCACATTTCTGGGAGTCCTAACAAGGAGAGGGTGATTTTTCTGGCTCCTTAGTAGCcgtcccagccttggtttcaggcactgcttgcttggTGTTTGAATCCAGGGCATTACTTTCTGGCTCCGCCTCCTTCGAAGGTTATGGCCGGTGATGAACTTCACTGGTTTGACCTTCTCTGTCCTTCACTTCTGGTATTTTTGATGCATGCATATCACCAtcactatggtgatcaggtgactgGTAAATGGtgtcctacctgcagttttcctcCCGGCAGCAGTATGAGGTATCTTAACGTGCTTTCTGCCATTTTCTGTCCCATCGTCGTTGTTACTTGGATTCTGTTTGGATTGTtcagttctttctctctcttacctTTTCCTTCACCAGCGTCTCATGCCAAATACTGTTGCCTCCCATCGTGCAGCGGTGCCAGAGCAGCAGCGCCTTGCATTCGGAGTTGATACCTCTTCGGCCCCGTTTCATAAGCTTTCTCGTGCATTATTTCAACTCCAGACTGCTCTTGCACTCCCTGAGCCTGCCTGGTTCATTGACCTGGTTCCTTCTTTTCTTTTGTCTGCCAGTTTGCTGTGGCCTCCTTCAGTCCGGGATTGTTTTCGGAAAGCATTATTTTTGCTTTCACTGGCTTCCGGTTGTCAGGTGGGGGAACTTTATGCTCTCCTTCAATGCTGGGGTTTTTGTTCTTTTGGTTCTTGTGGCTCTTCATTCATTTACAGACGGTTCAtttttttctggtgaagaatgagttgGTTGGCTTCTAGAGGGGCCCTCTGGTAGTGGAGGCTTGGCTGGTTTGAATGGGGGTGCATTATGTGCTTTGTCTGGTGGTGGTTTTATACCACTATTGTAATTTCATGCCACCGGTTCTACTTCGGTGGTCTCCTtatgggttgatctggtttccctggTTCCCTATTTCAGGAACTCATGTTTCTCAGGTATTTGTCATAACATATAGCCAGCCTGTGGTTCACCCTCATGTCCATGAGGTGTGAAGTACTGTATTCTGCTCTTTTGGCAGTTTTTGCCACTATGTTGTGGAGGTGATATGCCGGTGTGGGGGTCTTATcggtcgaacagggtcttggCGGCCAGGTGTCTTGTGAATGTTCCTGGTGCTCACCGACCTTGTGTGATCTTGGGTCGTGTGTTATGGCCATTGGTCTCTTCTTTGTCTTGATACCTGCGGTGCTTCCTCCTCCTTGGTAAGTACCCTTCCTTCTTGTCTGTTGGTAcacagcttcagggagccacaaggggcattcttcagaaaaccagcattgaatgtaatgaaacaacaCTTTCTGGGCGAGTTCCAGTGTCTCCCTGATACTCTTCCTTCCCCAGGCCCTCAGGGTGGTTTCCATCATCATAAGAACAGGTGGTGGAGCAGCTGGCTGACccagtctgcctccctcccttccccaaaATGAGAGGGAAGATGGGGTAAACTAACTCATGCTAGTTTCACGATTTTGTTGTTGTTTACATTGTTGGAGAGTTCTTTTGACTGTTTTGAGGCCAAAAGATCTGTTTTTGTCTGGTTTTCTAACCAGGCAGTAATCTGTTTTGTTTCACAGCCTTCGTGTGCCTTTTCTTGGTAGTGGCTGACATGAAGAAATTTACATAAATATTTCATAGAGCCAATGCTCCCTGCGTTTCTTTGAAGGGTCAGGTTGTGGCTCGTGGTACCCTGTAGGCCAATAAGAAGTCTGCtactgatggcacctagtagttGGGCACTATATCAGTATAGTAGCCGTGGTCTCCAGTAGGCCAATAAGAAGTCTGCtactgatggcacctagtagttAGGCACTATATCAGTATAGTAGCCGTGGTCTCCAGTAGACCAATAAGAAGTCTGCtactgatggcacctagtagttAGGCACTATATCAGTATAGTAGCCGTGGTCTCCAGTAGACCAATAAGAAGTCCACcactgatggcacctagtagttAGGCACTATATCAGTATAGTAGCTTTAGGGAGTCATCAGGGCTCACCTAGAACTTGGCATCTCTTTAtattcaacactgtttttttcCTCATTATAtatcagatataaacaaaaaatatgaatTACAGCTTTGTTTTGAGGTGCACTTTTTTTTGAGGTcacctttgcagatgacaaaatTATGAACATTACTTCAGTAAAAGATATTGCAAAATTCTAAGCTGATACTAATATAGTCTTcaattgggcaacagaaaataacatgtttaacagatagttaaccactgtgctgctcgcTTTCCAAatacggcccccccccccccctgtgtgcaggaaataatttttttttttttttttttttttttagtgttaaaATTCTTTCCTGATTACGGAAATGTGGACATAAACTCAAAATTGTACTTTGGCTGAGATGGGGTTTGTAACTTTGCGCGTGACATCATCAATCCCTGGTCGTCCGTTGTGTatgctcccggggccagtagcGTGCCCAATTCAAGatgcgcgagttgccacaaatatatttttgtgCACAGTTCTAAatacatttttgttttgttttttcttgccagtcctatgtataatgaacatgtacactatattatggcagtagaacatccgtactgtctgaagacactgtgttacgtccaTCACACATATGTTCACATATCTTGCAcatatttccaatgtatcatgctaatttatgtatatatgtacaatttacacactgtacagtatcacacactatatacacacacacatcataaacacactcagtactccgcgagtgtgtgatatgctgcgaaacagtCAACTGGGCATAGTGGAACCTTGCACTCAACGCACCAGGTACTGATGCATCTTCGCTTTTGTTCTCTTCGGGTAATGTTCTTGCATACTATACAGGCAAGTTTACCCTTTccccgtgatgctgtgcctggcatatacttgAGCATGTGGACAATGAACATCTCGTTACCCCTCAGTCTGTCTGgagctgtgtgtggtgttgttgcttGCACCTCATGCGGTGCAACAGAGTACCTCGCGGGGTGTAACAAAGCACCGCGCAGGGTGCACACGCCTTGCCATACTTTACGAGCAGTTGTGACACAACAGCAACACTGAATGTCCATATTGGCGGTCTTCTGCCTGCCTCCTGCGGCTCCTttaagggagccggtcagccgagaggacagcacgctggacttgtaatcctgtggtcctgggttcaatcccaggcgccggcgagaaacaatgggcagagtttctttcaccctatgcccctgttacctagcagtaaaataggtacctgggtgttagtcagctgtcacgggctgcttcctgggggtggaggcctggtcgaggaccaggccgtggggacactaaagccccgaaatgatctcaagataacctcaagataagataacccccCGTATATGGGGAAGCGTGTTTGAAAGTGGACtttgccactgtccaacatggcaccggtgtgaattgtagtcaacatattcacctcgcgtctgtccctCCTTCGCACTGAGAGCATATTGTCACATTTGTGCAGCTGGCAATCACCCACTGCTATACCTatgccaaacactggcatttcctttcTGTGAGCCTTCACTGTGGCACATATGCGGTGTTGTGGGCAAGTAGGTATCTGGTCAACAAGGGGCTGGTACAGTAGTTGTCGGTGAACAGTATATGCCCCTtattcagcaacggttccatcagggttttgACGACACTGCCGGAGAACCCATGTTCATTTTGCATGTTCATTTTGAgctggtatgtcgacgtctgtacctGGATACAGTATCATGTCCATGAcgataccagtctcacagtcgcacAGCATGATAAACCTAGTCCAAATCGGTGGCGCTTTGATGGGATGTACTGTTTGatgccagtcgccccttgaacagtacaagaGATTCGTCGATCACCACATTCTGTACAGGTAAAAAATAATCACGGAACTTGCGTTTCATGTCACTGAAAACCTTCTGTACCTTCCaaagtctgtcgtgtctgtcatCATTTGCATTATTTTCAAAATGCAGGCACCTGACAGGCAACAGGAACCTATGACGCGACATATACCTGTTGAACACTGGTGATGGAACAAGGCTGTTTTTGTCCCCAATAATCCTGGATGACGTGTTTCtcagagtgcttcatcatcatgTTCAGTGCgagaaacacgtacatttcgtcAGTTGTGGTATCCTTCCATTGTGTCAGGcgagaggcaggtaaaatgccagCGTCCATGAGGTTCTGAGCATATCTGTATGTCTCGGTCACAAGATGGGTCATGAATTCGATATCAAAATATGCCAGGAAATAGTCTATTTCTGCCATATCCTCACCTgtatatgggaataatggtgtCACACCAACATCGGTACCATCAAACGTTGGTATTTGTGGAACAAATGTGGCACAATCTTCCCACACAAGCACACCTGCACACCTGGGGGTTTGGTTTTGGCGCCAACACCACCATGAGCACGAAAAACACGGCTATGTCGTCTGTTGCTGAAGCTGCGTGTGGGTATGGTAGGAGATGAGGCTAATCTGCGTATCGTAGGCCTACCACGAACTCCTGATGAAGAGGGGCTACTGTCGTCATTGTCCTGTATCTGCTCGACACACTGCCTCTAGTCGCAACGTGTTGCTGAGGCAGCAAAATCCCGCCTGGTAACACCCTCGCTGCTCTTGCTCGGGTCGTCCAGACTACTTGTATCGGAGCCTGTCACTGAAGCCCAAGAAAGATTCATTACAAGTACAGTAGTATCACTGAATAAACTTTGCGCCAGGGGACAcacatagtggtggtgatgataacggaGTTGACCCAAGGCGGCGAGGCAGGCCAGGTGAGGCGTGTGTACCATACATGCTCGCGACATCATCCACCTCAGTTTCTCCCTCACTCATATCAGACCTCTGTGTAAGGTCTTTCTCAGGATCATAGTCAAAGTCATAATCCATAGcaccgtcatcatacaaaatGTTGAGTACCCTgtatttcctcctcagagagtcgttttccatgaccgcgggtgatcgtggagcgggagctcgtagacgatacgtcagacatggttgctgctttGAAACTGAGGCTCCCTACAGCCAcggggcatgctgggatttttttcaagatggcggacgatcactgAGGCCGCCAGGCATCCATTTTGTAcccaccgggctgtggtgggtatgtgggcctgcgggccgctccaagcaacagcctggtggaccaaactctcacaagtcaagtctggcctcgggccaggcttgggggagtagaagaactcccagaacccccatcaaccaggtatcaaccatgtCAACGCGCGCCAGTTTTTAATGGAACGCTAAAAATTTAAATACCCAGAGGCATGTTGCGCACCCCCGTCGAGCGCCTGCAGACGCCttgcgcagttcagtggttaattgCATAAACAAGCCTTGAACCTGTCAAACAACTATGCAAATGATTCTCACAGAACAAGTGATTTGCTCAAACTGTATCAAAACGTGTTAGTAcctatcaccacaactaccaggtgTTCTGCCCCTAGTCTGCAGCCGACTTCTTTGATCAGCCTGTTTTGTTGCTGATGTTAAAGATGCCCCTTTCTAGGTTGCTTCTGATTGGCTTCCTTCTTACCCATGTTAATAGAGTTTACTTGGGTTCGAGAGTGATAGGGTTCACCTTTTTGGAGTGCTGGATTATCTGGTGGCACAAGAGGAAATGAGCGAGGTGGTGTTTCTGCTGTTCTTAGCTTTGGTTGGTGATTGGTTGTTACCAAGCATTTATCTAGTGTTCAGGTTTCATGACTTCCTTGCATCTTTTATGGTACTTTTTCCTCAGTTTTAGGTTGATGTTTGATTCTCACATGTTTCCATGCCTGTGTTAGAGGACAAAGAtgctggtcattgtcttgtaatcaAAATTATTatgggtaattacctaagtgtaattacctaagtgtagttacaggatgagagctacgctcgtggtgtcccgtcttcccagcactctttgtcatataacgctttgaaactactgacggtcttggcctccaccaccttctcacttaacttgttccaaccgtctaccactctatttgcgaaggtgaattttcttatatttcttcggcatctgtgtttagctagtttaaatctatgacctcttgttcttgaagttccaggtctcaggaagtcttccctgtcgattttgtcaattcctgttactattttgtatgtagtgatcatatcacctctttttcttctgtcttctagttttggcatatttaatgcttctaacctctcctcgtagctcttgcccttcagttctgggagccacttagtagcatgtctttgcaccttttccagtttgttgatgtgcttcttaagatatgggcaccacacaacagctgcatattctagctttggcctaacaaaagtcatgaacaatttctttagtatatcgccatccatgtatttaaatgcaattctgaagttagaaagcatagcataggctccttgcacaatattctttatgtggtcctcaggtgatagttttctatctagaaccactcctagatctctttctttatcagaattctttaaagatttctcacataatatataggttgtgtggggtctatgttctcctattccacattccataacatgacatttattaacattaaattccatttgccaagtggtgctccatatacttattttgtccaggtctttttgaagggcatgacagtcatctaaatttcttatccttcctattatcttagcatcatcagcaaacatgttcatataattctgtataccaactggtagatcatttatgtacacaataaacatcactggtgcaagaactgaaccctgtggtactccacttgtgacatttctccattctgatacattgcctctgattactgccctcatttttctatcagtcagaaaatttttcatccatgatagaagcttacctgtcacccctccaatattttccagtttccagaacaacctcttatgtggaactctgtcgaaagccttttttaggtccagatagatgcagtcaacccaaccatctctttcctgtaatatctctgtggctcgatcatagaaactgagtaaattcgatacacaggatcttccagatcgaaaaccatactgtctgtctgatattatatcatttctctctaggtgttctacccatttagttttgattagtttttccaatactttcactattacacttgttaatgatacaggtctataattgagggggtcttccctgctgccacttttgtagattggaactatgttagcctgtttccacccgtctgctacgattcctgtacacagggatgcctgaaagatcaggtgaagtggaatgctgagctcagatgcacattctctcagaacccatggtgaaacgccatctgggccagctgctttgttcttaccgagctccttgagcattttttccacttcgtctctagacacctctatgtgttctatgttgttctctggaattcttattgtatctggttccctaaagatttcattttgtacaaacacactttggaacttttcgtttagtgtttcacacatttccttttcatcttccgtgaatctatttcccattttcaacctctgaatattatcctttacctgcaatttgttgtttatgaatttatagaatagacctggttctgttttacatttgtccgcaatccctttttcaaaatttctttctgcctctctcctcactgccgtgtagttgtttctcgcatctttgtatcgctggtatgtttgggggttcggcctcttcctgtattgattccatttttgtgtctttcggtctctagccctctcgcaatttctattgaaccaatcctgtttcctagttctgcatctctgttttggtataaatttttttgtgcctttatcatatatttcacaaaacttgccatacatctcattcacttccttgcctagcatcaagtctgtccaattatactcactaaaaaaatttctaaggtcaccataatgtcctctcctgaagtctggtttttcaactgcttcaacctccttattttcttccagcttataacgcattgcatactttattcccaaaaagacatggtcacttttacccaagggaggaaggtactgaatgtcaaatatctcttcctccttcctggtaaatatcaaatctagcatggagggaacgtccccttccctcatcctcgtagcttgtttaacatgttgatacaagaatgtttccaggatgaggtctacaaatttacaggtccaaaaatcttctgttttagcttcatatgcttcccagtctatggatttcaagttgaagtcaccgactatcaacagtcgtgatctatcgttatccgctctcgctataatctctctcattattgttataagaccttcacgtttactatctagctcctcctttgaccatgtgctgcttggcggtggactatatgcatttatcatcattagtttatcatcctcatagcagatctctagtgctattatgtcaacttcttgtggattggcagtcattatttccttcacctttaggtgttcttttaccagcacagcaacgccaccgcctttcctaatttttctgtcccgtctccaaattgagtagccccttgggaatatgacctcatttaaaattacatcttcaagttttgtctccgtgattgcaacaatgtctggtgtctgcagctgtattacatcacttaactccagtatcttcgatctcactccatctatgttggtgtatgcaatcttcaggaacttgttccccctctccttattcttcactccccctctctctattgattttgttggtttgcctttatgtaccactttactggtttgcctacccctatcactttgtagaaaaaagaatttatttcttcttcattcctgctctcatttaaatgttttgcctcggcgaggttcagtttcagcttctctctatcttcttttgaaagatctcgtcttaatgaccaccctttcccatcctcatccctttgcaattttctagcattccttagtacttcttccatctgtttggcaccgtttagggtgatcctcaaaggtcgatctttcccttttacgtacctgcctattctcctgtagtcgcacacattctctctgtttgtaagaccttccacgaggccaacaattttatctactactttagcttcttctacagctctttctgacctagatgttatcgccttttctttgcagccaaaaatgatcagggacttactccgatcaactgtgttttgcaccaacttcgggttagatgccaattctttcctcacttctagcctaatgtttgttttatcttggttgctgcagtgtttgacttcctttactgcttcttctattttttccttctccttggccacttgtgcataagtgagttgcatatctttcttgcactgttctattccctgtgtaacttcctccatctgtgctgacaaaagctgtttctcctgttgaatttccttgcctaacctattgtagtcatttatgtttaaatttactttaacttcttccaaagctatttttaagagtttattttcttcttccatggctttgcaatttgtttccaattgattcttatccttgcgcaagtctttcactaaaccctcaagacataaaactttgctattcaaatggtcattactttctttcaatttactaattatttctacatgagagttcactatagtatctaaatttaccaacttgttatgtagactgctaatatcaatgctttcttcattgaatccctcaaaatcaagctctgttttgtttttccccttgccagtggccatcttgaatgttcttctctgcactgtaaacactagggcaactttttctcatccgatttttcacttcccttagcactttcctgttatctcacctatttttcaagagcactatacctttatgttctctgggacaccactcactgccatcaacctgtactacaatacttaggattgttgaaatatgctggagctcctcctgTCTGTTAAGTGTCTGTTAAGTAAGGTTTAGGCCTGGAGTGCCAGTGTTTATGCTCTTGGGAGCCACCCAGAAAGTGGCATTTCTTTATACATAATGCACTGTTTTTTGTTATTTACAGAACCAAGTCAGGGGAGGAAATCTAGCCAGAATCAGAACCAGCCACTTTCACAAAGGCCCTTGTCATTTGTTAAAGCATCAGAAAGTGGAGGAACTACAAGTCAATCTGAACAGGTTCAATTTGATGTAAATGAACAACAGAAGAGGAAACATGACCAGTATTCGAACCAAACATTTGAGAAAAGATCCTCGTTATTTAATGCGTCAGGAAGTGAAGAAACTATAAGACATTCTCCACAGTTTCAGTTTGGTGCAAATGAAAGGCAATCAGctgtaaataaatataaaaaagctGTTATTCCGAACATCAGACAGAGCAAAACTTCGTCCATTTCTAATACTTCTGTTAATCAACGTGGCCGAGGCATTGGGCCTATGAATGGTCGATCATTGAGAGGAAGGGGCACTTCTGGCTCTAATTTAGATGCCTTAGAACAACGTAAAAAGTAAGTATGTACTGTAATGTGAAAGGAAAGTTTAGTTATCCTTAATGAATTTTCCTTTGTCACCATATCTAATTTCCCATGAGTTAAGAGTTAATGTACAGTATATTATGTCTTCTCCTTCTGTGTAATCTCATCCTACATGCACCAGAAAGATTTGTCTATGCTACTTGAAAATATTATCATTAAAACTGTAGATACCTAACTGTTTGATGTGCCACACACTTCTTTCACTTGCACACATGCACACCAATTTTTGCCTTATACAAAATGTCCTGCACTACATATGAAATAGTTTTATTGTCAGAATTCTAAGCACCAATACTGTCATTCCCTATCTTGTTCACCGTAAATAGAATTTTCTTGGAAAGCCCCGAGTAGTTCCACGAGTGTGTAACCTGGGAGCAACTAAGTCTTGTGGGAACATGCTAGGCCTCTCAGACCCACGGGCACCTACTGAGTAGTTCCACGGGAGTGTAATCTGGGAGCAACTAAGTCTTGTGGGAACATGCCAGGCGTCTCAGACCCACGGGCACCTACTGAGTAGTTCCACGGGAGTGTAATCTGGGAGCAACTAAGTCTTGTGGGAACATGCCAGGCGTCTCAGACCCATGGGCACCTACTGAATAGTTCCACGGGAGTGTAATCTGGGAGCAACTAAGTCTTGTGGGAACATGCCAGGCCTCTCAGACCCACGGGCACCTACTGAGTAGTTCCACGGGAGTGTAATCTGGGAGCAACTAAGTCTTGTGGGAACATGCTAGGCCTCTCAGACCCACGGGCACCTACTGAGTAGTTCCACGGGAGTGTAATCTGGGAGCAACTAAGTCTTGTGGGAACATGCCAGGCGTCTCAGACCCACGGGCACCTACTGAGTAGTTCCACGGGAGTGTAATCTGGGAGCAACTAAGTCTTGTGGGAACATGCCAGGCGTCTCAGACCCATGGGCACCTACTGAGTAGTTCCACGGGAGTGTAATCTGGGAGCAACTAAGTCTTGTGGGAACATGCTAGGCCTCTCAGACCCACGGGCACCTACTGAGTAGTTCCACGGGAGTGTAATCTGGGAGCAACTAAGTCTTGTGGGAACATGCCAGGCGTCTCAGACCCATGGGCACCTACTGAGTAGTTCCACGGGAGTGTAATCTGGGAGCAACTAAGTCTTGTGGGAACATGCCAGGCCTCTCAGACCCACGGGCACCTACTGAGTAGTTCCACGGGAGTGTAATCTGGGAGCAACTAAGTCTTGTGGGAACATGCTAGGCCTCTCAGACCCACGGGCACCTACTGAGTAGTTCCACGGGAGTGTAATCTGGGAGCAACTAAGTCTTGTGGGAACATGCCAGGCCTCTCAGACCCACGGGCACCTACTGAGTAGTTCCACGGGAGTGTAATCTGGGAGCAACTAAGTCTTGTGGGAACA includes the following:
- the LOC123754669 gene encoding uncharacterized protein translates to MSVDTNWDIESYRAAYESIEHWSLKQEFMEAHKDKIPEDRLVCLAQVFVNIELLGCRYPDKTVEQVNILARDIGIDYKEKKKNKLKRTFVKASDAAGARYKEPSQGRKSSQNQNQPLSQRPLSFVKASESGGTTSQSEQVQFDVNEQQKRKHDQYSNQTFEKRSSLFNASGSEETIRHSPQFQFGANERQSAVNKYKKAVIPNIRQSKTSSISNTSVNQRGRGIGPMNGRSLRGRGTSGSNLDALEQRKKRFGIQDNDDFWVCNDPLSEFVIVQRDYVKSPNGIISAK